The nucleotide window GCGTTCAGCAGCAGGCTGAAGGTAATGGCCGGCAAATAAACCAGCCCTAAAAACTGCGTCCCCTGGGTGACGGTGTAATACACCACCCCCAGCCCCGCCAGCGCCAACCAATCGCGCCCGGATAAAACCCGCAGCGGTGTCGCCGACTTTGTGCGCCGGTATAACGGCAGCAGCACCAAAAACGCCAACACATAACGCAGCCCGGCAAAGATCAGCGCCGGCATATCCGCCAGCCCCAATTTGATCAACACCCATGAAGTGGACCAGAGAAATGTAACAAACAACGCCTGCAAAACAGCCTGTGTGTGTGGTGAAAAGCGGTTCAACATCCCCAAAAATCTCCTAGACGTGAAGTTGTATCACACTTCTTGCTATCTGCCGCGCGGCGCAGCAAAATGCGGGGCCTGTCTACCAAGACAGGCCCCGCATTTTTGCCAGTACAACACAATTAGGAGGGGAAGGATTGTTTACTTCGTCGCCAGGGGCGCAATGCCAAAGTTTAGCGGTCCCTGGTCTGTGCCGGTAGTGAAGTATTGTGGATTTTCGGATGTAACGTAGTAACCAGCGGGTGCAGTTACCGTTACCATAAAGCGCACGTCTTCACTGACGCCAGGTAGACCCCACGTGCCCACACACGGCCGTATCGGGGATGGGTTCAGTTCATCATCCACCAGCGTGTCTTGGTAAGAGCACAACGCCGATTCTCCATCATACTCCGCTTCACGGGGGCCGGATGATTCCAGTACAAATTCGTCGTAAGCCGGAGAGGTAATGGTAACAATCGCGCCGACGTGCCGCCATATTTCTTCGTCCTCCACCCAACTCCACACACCGCTGTACCCTTCTTCGCCGGCGTCCCAGATGCCATCCAGCTCTTTGTCAATAAAGACAAGGCCAGTGACACTGTCTGGTTCGGCGGCAAACGTGGGCACGGCCGCCACGAAAGCGAACAGGCACAAACTAAATAGCAGCACAGAGATACGTTTCATTTTCGACATAATAGACTCCTTTTGTCTGTTTCTTGTTGATTTGTGCAGTGTTTACAACTGCGTTTGCTTAACTGCTTTCTACGATAGCGAAAACTTTTTAAGAAAATATGCGGAAGTTGTGAGATAATTGTGCAGGTTCATTTGCTGCCCGGAACGGCCGTTTGGGGCAGGTTAACCAAAGAAGTACGGCCGTTTTTTAGGCAATCCCACCGTAGATAAACCAGACAAAATCCCGTATTATCTTAAGTGACTTGTGCTGAAATGCGCGGTTCAGTGGGAAATAGTGGGAATTGAAGAAGGCGACCTATGGGTCGCCTTCTTCAGTTTAAACGGCCGTTAACCAAACCTTAACAGCCCATGCTTGCATCTATTCCCCCTTGCAGAGTACCATCCCCACACAAAGAAAAATCCACGAAAAGTTGCTGCATCGGCGCTTTCCGTATCTGATATAGAGTCTATTTGGAGACAATACAAACCAATGAAAAAGCGCGTTTTATTCCTCTGCACTGGCAATTCCTGCCGCAGCCACATGGCCGAAGGGCTGACCAACCATTTTCTGGGCGAGACCTGGGAAGCCGTTTCCGCCGGGACCGAACCGGCCGGTTATGTTCACCCCCTGGCTGTTGCCGCCCTGGACGAACTGGGCATAGACATCAGCGACCACACCTCCAAGACGGCCGATGTCTTTCGCAGCGTCCCCCTGGATCTGGTCATCACCGTCTGCGACGACGCCGCCGAAAACTGCCCGCTCTGGTTGGGGCAGGGCAAAGTCACCCACATCAGCTTCCCCGATCCGGCTAAGGCCACCGGCACAGATGATGAAAAAACGGCCGTCTTTCGCCAGGTCCGCGATGACATTCGGGAGCGGGTGTTGAGCTACCTGGAGACAGTTGGGATCTGATCTCGCCAGATCAAAAACGACCGAACCATTAGCCGTGTTCACGGGGCGTTGTTTTTCAGCCTGGGGCTTAAGCCCCAGGCGCAGCGGCCAACCCGCGACGACCAGCGCTGAAGCGCCGGTCTACAAAACAACGCCGGGTAAACCCGGCTTGTACGCATTCAGCCCCGTTCACGGGGCGTTGTTTTTCAGCCTGGGGCTTAAGCCCCAGGCGCGTCGGAAATCAGGTGAAAGTGGAGTTGGGGGATGTCCTGGTAGGGGCCGCCATTGGTGATGAGGCGGTAGCCGGCCGTTTCCAGGCCAAATTCGGATACCAGGCTTTGCACAATGGGGATTAAATCCAGCAATAAAGCAGCGTTGGCCGGCTGCAGAGCCATCAAATTTGCCACACGTTGTTTGGGCACGATCAGAATGTGAACTGGGTACGCAGGTTGGGGATGGTGAAAGGCCAACAGGGTATCGGTTTCGCGCAAGCGATCAACCGGCAGCAGAAAGCTCATGTGGGCGAACAACCAACCAATAAAAAGGCCCGCGGTTGGCGTGCGGGCCAGGGCAAACAACCAACGGTGGCCAATCAAAATCAGGGGCCAAAACGGTCCAGCACCGGCGCATAAAAGCAGCGACAGCCATCGGGATGCGAACAGCCTTCGTGCGGCAGTTCCGGTACTTCGTCGAATTCGTAAGCGCCTTCCAGCGCTTTGCACACCGGGCAGGCATCTTGACCCACCAAAATGCGCACCTTCGTCGCCAATCCATTACGAATTTTTTCCAAAGCGGCCTTTTGTTCAGCCTGTTTATCTACTACGGCAACCATATCTGTCTCCTGTGAAAATGGGAGCGCGGACGTCCCGTCCGCCCCGGCAGGCGAGACGCCTGCGCTCCCAGGGTTTTCATTCGTGGTGGTGGGTGCAGCCCACTCATGATGTCTCCTGCGAAAATGGGAGCGCGGACGTCCCGTCCGCCCCGGCAGGCGAGACGCCTGCGCTCCCAGGGTTTTCATTCGTGTTGGTGGGTGCAGCCCACTCGTGATGTCTCCTGCGAAAATAATTGAACGGGCATGGCTCATTCCAGGCGATATGTGCTTTACAAATTTAGCAAGAAAGCGCGTCATGCTGAGAGCCTGTGCTGAGCTTGCCAAAGCATCCCGTTCCTCTGGCTGGAGTGGGATGCTTCGCCCCGAAAACTCCGCTCAGCATGACAGTGATGGGATTGTACGAGCCAGCGGTTAAGCAGGCAAGGGATAGTCCACAAGCCATCAACTAAACACCGAACACCAAACACTGGATACCGGACACCGATTCACGAAATCACGGCCGTCACCCCCATCCGCCTCTGCATCGTCAGCAAACGGCCGCTGCCAATTTGCTCCACGTAATGCGATAGATTTTCATACTCAGCCACCAGCCGGTCAAATGTTGGTTCATCCAGCAGATACAGCTCCGAATCCAGCGCCGCCCGCAGCGTGGCCGTATAAGGCACGTCGGCGAACAGAGCGTATTCGCCAAAATGCTCACCCGGCCCTAAATGTCCCACCACCTGTTCACCCGCCGCGCCTGCTTGTAACACATCCAGACGGCCGTCGGCCACAATAAACAGATGGGACCGCGCCTGCCCCTGCCGCACAATCACTTCCCCGGCTGTCACCTGACGCGGCTGAAGGCGGGCGTCTATAACCGCCAACTGCTGCGGGCTGAGGCTGTTAAACAGCGGCATCTGCTGCAGCAGGCGGCGTGCGCGCGCCCCAGAACTCACCTGCGACGCCAAAGTCGTGTCGGCGCGCAGCAGCGGATCGAAGTGATGGCGGTCTATGACCAGCGCGCTGACCGGCGTCTGGGCGCAGTAAGTGGCCGGGTATGTCCCGGCGTCTAACAAGGCCAACTCGCCCAAACAGCCACCCGGTTCGATGACGGCCGTTTGCACCCCATCCTGAAACACCGCCACCTGCCCCGACTCAATCAGATAAAAAGCGGCGGCGTCGCTGCCAGCGTGGGCGATGATATGCCCGGCACGGCCGTGCCAGGGTCGGGCCACCGCCAGCACCGCCGCCAGCCCGTCGTCGTCAAACCCGGCAAAAATATCCGCCTGCCGCAGCAGGCTGCGCCGCCGGTCCCGCGCCCGAATGAAACCGGCCGCTAACCCGCTGCCCCATTCCATTTCCGCCAACACATGGCGGCCAAGCGTCTCCGCTTCCAGCCAGGGCAGGCTGTCGTAAGCCGCCTGCCCGGCCTGGCGTGTGAACGGCGTTCCGGCCAGGTCATCCAGCCGGTCTACCGCCAGCAGCAGCGCCCGATGACCGCGGGCGGCAATGGCTAAAATGTCCTCGTCGGGATTGATGGGACCAGCCGCCAGAATTTCGGCCACGATGCGTTGCAGGCGGCGGCGGCCAAAAACGGCCTCGTAGCTGGCAAATAGGGCCTGCATAAAGTGGTTGAACGCGCTGACCAGCCGTTCCCGTTCGCTGAAGGCGGCCACTTTGGTTGGTGTGGCGTCGAGGCGGCTGAATTGGGCCAATGCGCCCAGCAGCAGATAGAGCAAAGTGGCGTACAGCCACACTATGGCCGCCGGCAGGTGCAGCGCCGGGAAAAATTGCAGCCAGGGGATGATCAGAAAGGCCAGCGTCAGCAGCGCCCAGGGCAGGGCAAAACGAGAACGCCAAAAATTGAGCAGCAGCGGCGTGAGAAAAACCAATCCTGGGAAGACGCCCATCAGGATGAGCAGCGTGGTGGCGAGATTGACGCC belongs to Candidatus Leptovillus gracilis and includes:
- a CDS encoding arsenate reductase ArsC, with translation MKKRVLFLCTGNSCRSHMAEGLTNHFLGETWEAVSAGTEPAGYVHPLAVAALDELGIDISDHTSKTADVFRSVPLDLVITVCDDAAENCPLWLGQGKVTHISFPDPAKATGTDDEKTAVFRQVRDDIRERVLSYLETVGI
- a CDS encoding HIT domain-containing protein → MIGHRWLFALARTPTAGLFIGWLFAHMSFLLPVDRLRETDTLLAFHHPQPAYPVHILIVPKQRVANLMALQPANAALLLDLIPIVQSLVSEFGLETAGYRLITNGGPYQDIPQLHFHLISDAPGA